GCGGGCCGGTTTTTCTTTCCGCAGTCACCCCGGATTTCACCATTTCTTGAAATACTCGTCAATACCTTGACAAAGTGTTCAGCTCGAATAACCTTTAACCGCTGAATCCGCATCCCCCCGCGCGCGCAGTCCGCGGGTCACTCCAGGGCCGAGGGAGATTCCCGACCATGCAAGTCAAAGACATCCTCTGTATCGGCGCCGGCTACGTGGGCGGCCCGACCATGGCCATGATCGCCGACAAATGCCCCGGCTGCCGGGTCACGGTGGTGGATATCAACGCGGCGCGGATCGATGCCTGGCAAAGCGACAGCCTGCCGATCTACGAGCCGGGGCTTATCGAACTGGTCCGTCAGTCGCGCGGCCGCAACCTGTTCTTTTCCACCGATATCCACGCGGCGATCAAGAAAGCCGACCTGATCTTCGTCTCGGTCAACACCCCGACCAAGACTTTCGGCGAGGGCGCGGGCATGGCCGCCGACCTTCAGCACTGGGAGGCCACGGCCCGCTGTATCCTGGAAGCGGCCGCCAGCGACAAGATCATCGTGGAGAAAAGCACCGTGCCAGTGCGCACGGCCCACGCCATGGAACGTATCCTCAACGCCAACGACCGGGGCCTGCATTTCGAGGTCCTCTCCAACCCGGAGTTCCTGGCCGAGGGCACCGCCGTGGCCGACCTGCTCAGCCCCGACCGCGTGCTGATCGGTGCGCGGCGCACCGAAAGCGGGCTGGCGGCCCAGGCCGCCCTGGTCGAGGTCTACGCCCAGTGGGTGCCGCGCGAGCGCATACTCACCAGCAACGTCTGGAGCGCCGAGCTGTCCAAGCTCACGGCCAACGCGTTCCTGGCTCAGCGTATCAGCTCGATCAACAGCATCTCGGCCCTGTGCGAGAAAACCCAGGCGGATGTCGAGGAGGTGGCCCGCGCCGTGGGGGCGGACAGCCGGATAGGGCCGAGGTTCCTGCGCTCCAGCGCCGGTTTCGGCGGCTCCTGTTTCCGCAAGGACATCCTGAACCTGGTCTATATCTGCCGCTATTACGGCCTGGGCGAGGTGGCGGAGTACTGGGAGCAGGTGGTGCGGCTGAACGAGTATCAGCAGGAGCGTTTCGTGCGCAAGATGCTGGAGGCGATGTTCAACACCGTGGCCGGCAAGCGGATCGCCCTGTTCGGGTTCGCATTCAAGAAAGACACCGGGGACACGCGCGAGTCGCCCTCGATCCATATCGCCTCCAAGCTTCTGGCCGAGCATGCCGCCCTGGCGGTCACCGACCCGCAGGCCCTGGACAACGCCCGCGCCGACCTGGCCGGCGCCCCCGGCACGGTGGAATACTGTGCGGACCCCTACAAGGCCGCAGCCGGGGCGCACGCCGTGGCCGTGCTCACCGAGTGGGACCTCTACCGCTCTCTGGATTACGGGCGCATTTTCAAGTCCATGCAGAAACCGGCGTTCCTGTTCGATGGCCGCAATCTGCTGGACCACGAGGCGCTGTTCGAGCTGGGGTTCAACGTCTACCCCACCGGCAAACCGTCCCTGACCCATTTCTGAGGCGGGAACGGCCCGCCACACGCAGAACTGGTTTGACAATCGGGCGGAGCGGCCCTAAGATATGGCATCCCTGTCCTGGCTTATATTCGAACCGCAGATCGGAACAGAGTGAACAGAGGGGATGACCATGCAGCCTGAGTACTTCTTGACCGCAACGGGCCGCATTTCGCCGCGGCGTAGCGTTGCCCTGGCGCTTGTGATCGCGCTGGGGCTTTTTCTCAACTGCAGCCGGGAGTCGGCATTGGAAAGCGGCTGTTTGAAAATAGCGCACCGCGGGGCCT
Above is a window of bacterium DNA encoding:
- a CDS encoding nucleotide sugar dehydrogenase — translated: MQVKDILCIGAGYVGGPTMAMIADKCPGCRVTVVDINAARIDAWQSDSLPIYEPGLIELVRQSRGRNLFFSTDIHAAIKKADLIFVSVNTPTKTFGEGAGMAADLQHWEATARCILEAAASDKIIVEKSTVPVRTAHAMERILNANDRGLHFEVLSNPEFLAEGTAVADLLSPDRVLIGARRTESGLAAQAALVEVYAQWVPRERILTSNVWSAELSKLTANAFLAQRISSINSISALCEKTQADVEEVARAVGADSRIGPRFLRSSAGFGGSCFRKDILNLVYICRYYGLGEVAEYWEQVVRLNEYQQERFVRKMLEAMFNTVAGKRIALFGFAFKKDTGDTRESPSIHIASKLLAEHAALAVTDPQALDNARADLAGAPGTVEYCADPYKAAAGAHAVAVLTEWDLYRSLDYGRIFKSMQKPAFLFDGRNLLDHEALFELGFNVYPTGKPSLTHF